GATGCAGGAGGAGGCGAAGCCGCCCGCGCAGACGGCTCCGACTTGCCGACCTtgacacgccgcgccgcgccggtcgtGGCCGTAggaagcagcgcgcgcgacggccgtgtggcatcgcgctgctcggaccgcgcacgcgcttgctgctgcgcgagtgcCAGGCGGTACGCCACGCcttcgctcggcgtcgcaaAGCGGCGGGGGGGCTCGGGAAGCGCAGGCTCCTGAAGCGCAGGCCCCTGAAGCGCTGGCTTGGCAggaggcgacgcgctccggggcggcgacgcgctcgcctggcgagctgggcgcacctcgcgcggcgttgccgtcgccgcatgacgcgcgtggcgcgcgtgcgtcgccgtggcacgcgccgcctcgggccGCACCGCTGTACGAGGGGGCTGGTAGGATACCGCACGTTGTGGCACGGTCGTTGCAGGAGCACGCGCGCTTGgcgtcgagacgctgcgcataGGCAGCGCGGGCCGTGCCTCGACGctctgcgcgagcgtcacgggcgcgggcgtgccgaggtaCCGCTGCGTGGTCGtcggcaagctcggcgcCCACCGTGCGTACTGCTGCGGCCACTGTGCGGCATAGAGGGAATAGAGTGTACGGCAGAGctggcgcacctcgccgctcgcatcgcctgcgtgctcgcgcagcacctgcTCGATATCCGGCACGCGTTTGTCGAGCCGTTCGGGCGAGCTTGATTCGACCAGTACGATGAGCGTCGCGatggccgcgacgcgtacgcCAGTGTTCTTGTCGTTCGTTGCACGCACGAGgtgcggcacggcgcctgGCAGCTGGCAGTGGCGGCAGATAAGCTGCATGCTCTTTtccgcgcgcttcgccaTGACCTTGTTGGAACGTGCGCAGAGCGTGACGAGCGCCGGAAAGAACATCGGCAGCAAGCCCGCGAagcggtcgccgaggcgcggcgccatgGAATTAATCACgtccgacgcggcgcccgtcAGCTTGGTGCGGTCCGAGAGCAAGGCGCGTGTGAGGTccggcgcgatgcggcggaCCGTCGGCACGtacgccgcgacgcgtgcgccgcccgattTTGTGAGCGTTTGAAATTCTACAAGCGCATCATACACAGTCTCCCACGTATCTTCGGTATCGTCCAAAGCAATCTTGGCGAGGAGTggcgccacgcgcgccttccactccgcgtcgctcgtgaTGCTCTCCATGGAGGCCACAACACACGTCACGTGCTATTTAAAAGACGAAGGGGTACATGATGCGGCGGTCCTTGGGGTAGGTGTCCTTGAACTCGCGGCGGTACGCCTTGTGCTTCTTGATGGCCCAGAGGGTCATTTGCACGGTCGAGACGACAGTAAAGAGGAGCGTGGCGAACGACATGGTGAGCACCGTGACAGCGGACCAGGCGACCATCTCGAAGAAGTAGTTCGGGCAGCTGACCCAGCggaagccgccgccgtacgGGAtcttgcgcacgcgcgtgccggccgggcgcagcgagcggaGGATCAGGTGCGACTGCAGGTTAaagagctcggcaaggagccACACGGCGACGCATCCGGCGATAAAGTAGGGGTCGTCACGCacggtgccgcgcacggccttTTCGCCGTGGTACGGCGAGTagacgccgacggcgagcaggaCACCCGAGAGCAACCAGTAGTGCGTCGAGTTTTTGATAATGTTAAAGGCGGGCATCGTCGCGTTCGAGAAGCGGTGCACAAACaccgtctcgagctcgcgcttgaTAAAGTGCAGGAGAACCAGGCCGAGCGTGATGCTGTTTTAGTATCTAAACGTACCTCTGGATGTCGGATACTTGGAAAGGCCGGCCAAAGTACGCCCAGATGCTAGGCGCGGCATAGTAGATCAGGGGGTGGATGAACAGCGGGCCGAACTGCGTTAGTCGTACCACGTACGTATTCGACCAGGAAGACGGTACGCCACGAGATCTGGGGGCCCAGGTCCTTGACATAGAGCGTCGCACCGCTCTTCACGCCGAGGTCTCCGAGACGCTTCTCGTCTCCGACCAGCGGCGCCTTGTTCTCGTCGGTAATGCGCTGGCGATAAATGTTTAGCGGCCTGACGAGGCTGGCAATGCCGTTCTTGAGCGTTGCCAGCGTCGCATCGTCGGGCAGGTTAACTTCCAGGGGGAACTTGCCGCCCTTGATCGGGCCGCGGTTCTGGATCGTGAGTTGGAATGGCATGGTGGAGTTACGGGACGCACGGCCCGATCGGGGAAGCCGATATGCACAGACTTTTTTTTGAGCTACAATGGCCCAGGACAAGGAGGCGGAAGGATTCGTGCAGTGGTTCACCACGCACCAGGGGTGGATCGACCCCGGAtgcacgctgcagcaggtgcCGGGGATGGGGCGTGGActcgtcgcgacgcgcgcgttTGCGGAGAATGAGCGCGTGTTTGCGATCCCACGCACGATCCTCATGAacctcggcacgtcgcACCTCGAGCCCGCATGCACGGCGGCGGAGCAAGCCAAGGCCCCGACGTCGGTCAAGTGGGAAGAGCTCGTGGAGCGGGGTTGGTGCCCGCTCATCCTCATGATGATGTACGAGCACTGGCGCGCAAAGCACGGCGCGGATCCGTCGTGGGGCCCTTACTTTGGTACGTTTTCTTTCTGACCCAGACGTGATGCCGTCGACGTTCGAGACGCCCATGTTTTGGACGGCTGACGAGGTCAAGGAGCTCGCAGGCACTGACCTCGTCGACAAGATCGGCCAGGACGAGGCAGAAAAGGACTACCAAGAATGCGTCCTGCCCTACATCCAGCAGTACCCCCACGTCTTTGtcggcaccgacggcgagaATGCGGCCCAAGAGATTGCGCAGTGGTACAGCCTCGCCATGTACCACCGCATGGGCTCGTCGATCCTCAGCCGCAGCTTCCACGTGAAGCGCGACCTGAAGCAcgccgagtcggacgacgccgaCATCCATTCGAACCCCGCCGAGGTGAgcgtccagcgcgagaTGCCCGGCGAGGAAGAGGGCGAGGAGTCGGTCCAGGAAATCGCGCAAGGCGAtgaggaagaggacgacgacgaggaagaggaggaggaggaagacgaCGAAAACGTGCGCGACATTTCCATGGTGCCGATGGCCGACATGCTCAacgcgcgcttcggctCGGAAAACACGCGCCTCTTTTAcaagcgcgaggtgctcgagatgcgctgcaccaAGCCGGtcgcggtcggcgagcagaTGCTCAACACGTACGGCAATCCCCCCAACAGCGACCTCTTGCGCCGCTACGGCTTTGTTGACGAGCCGAACCGcggcgacctcgtcgagcttcctgccgagctcgtggtgGACGCGGCCGTCTCCAAGATTGTGCTCGccaccggcgcgccacaGGCCcagatcgaggcgctggccgccACGCGCTTCGAATGGGCGTGCACCGAGCTGGGGATGGACGAGGTCTTTTTGCTCTCGCGCCTGTCCAAGCCCGAGAATGAGGCGCCGTACggctcgacgctcggctTGGACGTGACGCAGCCCCCCCAGAGCCAGAAAAAGGCGCTgagccgcgccgcgtcgcacaTTCCCGAGGACGTTGTGAgctttgcgcgcctcctcTGTGCACCCGAGACGGCCTTTGCCAAGGCGCAAAAGCGCAATGCGCTGCCcaacgcgcgcctcgacgccgtggAGGAgatcgacgtgcgcggcccccgccgcaccgagaacgacgtgctgcacctcgccgtcgcctcggtcctgctcgaggcgatgcagaagcgcctcgagtcGTACCCCCTCGCCTGGCAGCagacggccgaggcgctgcgtgcgtgtGCCGAGCCGCCCAACACGCCGCACCGCATGGCGCTGGTCGTGCGTGCGGGCGACGAGACGATCCTCACCGAGCACGTCACCGTCCTGCAGCtggtcctcgagcaggcggtcgccgagcgcaatcCCCGCCAAGACGCGGCGAAGAAACAGCGGAAAGCATAGCATGATATAGTACATTGCCCTATCTACCGTGCGACACTGATCGCAGACGaactgcgcgaggcgtccACAGGACTATGGCGGTCGCCTGCATTCAGTGTCTCTcccttggcctcggcctcggccatcagctgcagcgcaaccTGGTGCACAACGTCGCCCGAGACGTTGCGCACTGCGTACGGTGACGCTGGGCTGTCGGGCTGCGAatcgcgcgcatcgtccgtgtgctcggccatgcgctcgcagtggtgccggcgcagcgcatcgcggcgTACAAACGCGCGCGTGCACTTGTCGCACCGGAACTTTttgccgggcgcgccgaggcccagCGAGGCAAGGCCGCCCGTGTCCCCGCCGCTCACCACCTCGCCGGTGCTCTCGCTAACgcccggctcgggctccCACTCGTGCACACTCGCGAcgtggcgctgcaggtCATGCTTGCGCGAAAACGAGCGCCCGCCTTCAGACTTGCACGACTTGTACGGGCACGGGAAGGGCTTCGCCCGGTTGGGGTCGGGGTCGTGCGTCGAGAGGTGCGTATTCAGATTATAGGCACGCGCAAACGCGCGCGAACATTTCGGGCACTGGAAGCGCTTCTGCGACGCAAGATccgacgtcgacgcagAGCGCTGCAGttcctcggcacgcgcaagcaccggcgtcgtgccgccgctCTTGGACAAGAGCTGCGGCTTGAACTCGGGCGGATGCGGCGTgtcggagcgcgcgcgcttcgccggGCCATTCAacggctcgagcgcgtgcttGGCCGCCACAtggctcggcagcggctcgtcgccgtgcttGAGCGGCATGCCCATCTTGCGTTGGtggtgctgcagcgcagccgTCGAAGCCATCTGGTGGTGCGCACTGAGgttgcgcaccgcctcctcgatcgccttgcgctgcgcctcctcctcgtccgcacGCGGAATATGGCGCAGCGAGTCGGGCGCAGAcaagtcgcgctcgagcttgaCCAGATTCGGCCGTGGCAGCTCGGgctcgctcgccgagagGTGCAAGAGGCTGTTTTGCGACTCGAACGACGCATCGCGCGAGAtcggcatcggcgtcgcgatcgATCGCGGTGTATTCGGGCCGTAAAGCATCGCGTTTTGCACGTTGGAcgggctcggcgtgcgtgcaaCGCTCTCAGGCGTGCTGCCGGCCGTGGCATCCAGACGGGGGCCGCCAAAGCTCTGCGCACCGAGTGACGCCTGTCGCATCATTGACAGGTACGAGGCAGGCGACTGCGGGGGGAAGAAAGGGGGGGGGATCGTTGGCAACTGGACGGCAGGGTCGGTGGGGGGCTTGGAGTACATGCCTTCGCTAAACTCGTTCGCCGCCGTCTCGCTCGCAGCAGACGCAATCGAATCTAGCTGTGTGGTCGGATCAAATGGCCCAAATGGCACAGGGAACGGTCCATTCCCCGATACCCCCGGCGCGGGGAATGGGGGAAGAAGCGGCTCCTGGAGGGGGGGAACATTGGGCATACCGTCCAGCACGGGCGGGGCCTTGCCTGTcccgagcggcggcgccatCGGCGCTGCTGACGCAGCAGGGCGCATGTCCGGCACGGCACtcaccggcggcggcggcggcgcattcTGGCTCAGGGCAGCATTCGCCTCGCCAGGCCCAGGTCCATTGGGCAACAttggcggcgcgtgcgcaaagTCGAATGTATTCCCCATCTCGCCATTCTTGGCATTCGGCACGAGCTTCAAGGTCAGTGAGAGAAGCAAGTTCATGCCGGGATTGCTGTTCGCGTCAGCTAACCGACCGTCGTTCTCGAGATCCTGTAGCGTTGGCGGTGCCATATTCGTCATAAAGTCCCCTGGGTGCTGTGCGAATGCCTCCTTCGGTGGCACGCACTCTTTTTGTGGCGCGGATGGCCCTACTGGCGCCGGGACCGCCGCGTTGACGGGGATCGGCTGGATCGGTAGCGAAGTCGCCGGTCCCTGGGGCATACCATCTTGTTGCGCGGCGTTATGCCATGATGGCACGCTGCTGGTCGGCACATCACTTTGCTGTCTGGCTCCGCGTCTCGCGTCGTCGCCTGCCATGTTCCGCAAAGGATCGCGTCACGAACACTGCACGGACGCCACAACACTGGCGTTCTCTTCCGTGGCAGTGGCGTGGTTAGCACGAGTTACGACACACGTCTCCTCGCGACGCACTCTACTATGCAGTGGAGCGTAAAAAGAGGTTGTCGGCGAGAAAACGGTGCGTATGGGAAAGCGAATCTGCACCCTCGTCGTTCGAATCACTGCCCCGCCACACGAAAATTGGGCACGAAATTTTTGCGAGACGCTCATTGTCACGTGATGTCTTTGATACGGTCAGCTATTCACAGAGAACGGGACTAGGAGGTGGCGGTGGGCACGGGCTTCGTCATAGCGTCGTTCGCACCGGGTTCGTTGGAGTTGGGAAGTGCCTTGGTAATACTGGGGTTTTGACCCTCGATCGTTTTGTAGATGCCCACAGTAACAGACTTCGAAGGAATGATCGGGGCGACATACTCGGCCTGGTCAGGATCGCCGGGGAATTGGCTGCGCTTGCCGTTGCAGCCCTTGGAGTAGAGCCTGTTCCTTGGCCATTCAGCCTCATAGCCAccctcgtcgcgcgtgtTACCCCACAACGTGAGGTTCGCATTCGTGTATGCCTCAATGTGCCTCTCGATGTAGTCCTTCGTAGGGTAGTCCTCCGTGTCACAGCCGACATTGATGTTGTCTGGGTCCTGGTAGACACGGACCCAGTCAACCACCATCTCGAAGGGCCACAAATCTTCCAGGTTACTCCAGTCGATACCACCAAAGTTGTTCGACATACCCAGGTTGAAGATGATGTACTGCGTTAGAATCAATAGTACGCACCATGGGTTCAGCAGGGAATTGACGATCGCCGATCGCCGAACGAGGGTCAGCGCGAATGGCGTCCTTGTATAACTCCCACGCAGGCTTGCCATTGCTCACCCACGCGACGTAGCCATCAGGACCGGGCGCATATTCCATCGAGTCTGTGTGAGCAGGGACACGTACAAAGAGCAAAGTTGGGATCGTTAGGGTCATCCGTCGGTATGTTACTCGAGGCGATATGTTGCACAGCAGTTTGGCTGGCCAGGTTTTCACCACTGAGCGATTGCTGCGTGACTTCACCGGTATAAATATTGATGCCACCTTTCCGCCTGTAATTGTCATAGAAGTCGTACAACTTGCTATCGTTGTGGTAATCGATCTGGTAGAGCCAATTGTACGGCGCCATCTGACACGACTGCGACACTTTCATACCATCCGATCCATCTGCCTGCGCTTCGAATACATCGATTTccggtgcagcgcggccaCGGTAGCGATTTTCCTCCTTAAGCCATGGACCAGGGTGATCCTCGCCTTTGCATGTGCACGCCGACAACTTTTGACCAGGCAGGAACGACAGTGCACGCGTGTTGTGTTTCTGGTTAAACATAGTCGCACCACCGTTCAATGTATCAGCGGGGAACCCGTTGGGGTAGGTAGAGTTGTAGATGGTCTGGTTCATTGTCGTTCCCACATCGCACTGGTCGTACGAGTAGGGCCAGGTTCCCTGCAGCGTCGCACCGTAGCCAGCACGGCCCAAGTTGCCCATCGCCCAGAAAGCAGGCCAGAGACCACCGACCTTGGGGCTACCAGGCATCTGGACACTGGCAATGAGAATACCACCAGTGTAGCAGAATTTGTTCCACGACTGAAGCATACCGCCACGGAAGTTGAGATTGTGCTCTGGATGCTGCTCCAGACGGATATGCAGTGCGCCGTCCTTGGTGAAGACAGCAGCAGGGTCGTACCATTCGTAGTTGCCCGTGGCCCAGTAGTGCAGATCAACAGCCTCCCAGAATGGGTCCTCACCGGGGTAAAACGAGCGGCCGGCCGTGTTAAACTCATCCGAAAAGACAAGCTGGAACTTCTTGGGGTTACCTTCGGCATCCAGTCCCTTGGAATAGGTGCTTTCAAGCTGATAGGCATCCGCTGGCGTGTCTGGATCAATGAGCGTCCGCAG
This window of the Malassezia japonica chromosome 4, complete sequence genome carries:
- a CDS encoding uncharacterized protein (EggNog:ENOG503P4N7; COG:S) — translated: MESITSDAEWKARVAPLLAKIALDDTEDTWETVYDALVEFQTLTKSGGARVAAYVPTVRRIAPDLTRALLSDRTKLTGAASDVINSMAPRLGDRFAGLLPMFFPALVTLCARSNKVMAKRAEKSMQLICRHCQLPGAVPHLVRATNDKNTGVRVAAIATLIVLVESSSPERLDKRVPDIEQVLREHAGDASGEVRQLCRTLYSLYAAQWPQQYARWAPSLPTTTQRYLGTPAPVTLAQSVEARPALPMRSVSTPSARAPATTVPQRAVSYQPPRTAVRPEAARATATHARHARHAATATPREVRPARQASASPPRSASPPAKPALQGPALQEPALPEPPRRFATPSEGVAYRLALAQQQARARSEQRDATRPSRALLPTATTGAARRVKVGKSEPSARAASPPPASLSPPVLSTTPSRKPYSALPEPSENPLCAGAEKKTDPLCAASPVHRAQFTPQRRPFGVVNDSRTESPYQGERPYVAPL
- a CDS encoding uncharacterized protein (EggNog:ENOG503NUWF; COG:G; TransMembrane:1 (i192-216o); CAZy:GH16) yields the protein MADEEVTYNASEKGDMTLSSPPMLSSAVLRESESFAQSDTFDASTPKLHPPLFASTSTSNFKPSHSLGGMTQISMGQQSDIDGYGSSSPREYVYSPSQRELPYGDSQRELTYGDSQREFPHGNSQRELPYGDSQRQIEYNNSPRDQKFDGSDSTPQNQVPYYWMEMNDVKEMDDDLHDPNLNPPTRGAPQRAILNVGALVLLILAMLMLFAGYPILHHYTEMHQQDDRTAMIASHLKNNRQPNIPAGVPAGRANSTQYKGSPDADLRTLIDPDTPADAYQLESTYSKGLDAEGNPKKFQLVFSDEFNTAGRSFYPGEDPFWEAVDLHYWATGNYEWYDPAAVFTKDGALHIRLEQHPEHNLNFRGGMLQSWNKFCYTGGILIASVQMPGSPKVGGLWPAFWAMGNLGRAGYGATLQGTWPYSYDQCDVGTTMNQTIYNSTYPNGFPADTLNGGATMFNQKHNTRALSFLPGQKLSACTCKGEDHPGPWLKEENRYRGRAAPEIDVFEAQADGSDGMKVSQSCQMAPYNWLYQIDYHNDSKLYDFYDNYRRKGGINIYTGEVTQQSLSGENLASQTAVQHIASSNIPTDDPNDPNFALYSMEYAPGPDGYVAWVSNGKPAWELYKDAIRADPRSAIGDRQFPAEPMYIIFNLGMSNNFGGIDWSNLEDLWPFEMVVDWVRVYQDPDNINVGCDTEDYPTKDYIERHIEAYTNANLTLWGNTRDEGGYEAEWPRNRLYSKGCNGKRSQFPGDPDQAEYVAPIIPSKSVTVGIYKTIEGQNPSITKALPNSNEPGANDAMTKPVPTATS
- the RMS1 gene encoding Ribosomal lysine N-methyltransferase 4 (COG:S; EggNog:ENOG503NWQB; BUSCO:EOG09261WJ8) — translated: MAQDKEAEGFVQWFTTHQGWIDPGCTLQQVPGMGRGLVATRAFAENERVFAIPRTILMNLGTSHLEPACTAAEQAKAPTSVKWEELVERGWCPLILMMMYEHWRAKHGADPSWGPYFDVMPSTFETPMFWTADEVKELAGTDLVDKIGQDEAEKDYQECVLPYIQQYPHVFVGTDGENAAQEIAQWYSLAMYHRMGSSILSRSFHVKRDLKHAESDDADIHSNPAEVSVQREMPGEEEGEESVQEIAQGDEEEDDDEEEEEEEDDENVRDISMVPMADMLNARFGSENTRLFYKREVLEMRCTKPVAVGEQMLNTYGNPPNSDLLRRYGFVDEPNRGDLVELPAELVVDAAVSKIVLATGAPQAQIEALAATRFEWACTELGMDEVFLLSRLSKPENEAPYGSTLGLDVTQPPQSQKKALSRAASHIPEDVVSFARLLCAPETAFAKAQKRNALPNARLDAVEEIDVRGPRRTENDVLHLAVASVLLEAMQKRLESYPLAWQQTAEALRACAEPPNTPHRMALVVRAGDETILTEHVTVLQLVLEQAVAERNPRQDAAKKQRKA
- the TSC13 gene encoding very-long-chain enoyl-CoA reductase (EggNog:ENOG503NXAI; COG:I; TransMembrane:3 (o168-186i198-216o253-284i); BUSCO:EOG09263FR7); the encoded protein is MPFQLTIQNRGPIKGGKFPLEVNLPDDATLATLKNGIASLVRPLNIYRQRITDENKAPLVGDEKRLGDLGVKSGATLYVKDLGPQISWRTVFLVEYFGPLFIHPLIYYAAPSIWAYFGRPFQVSDIQSITLGLVLLHFIKRELETVFVHRFSNATMPAFNIIKNSTHYWLLSGVLLAVGVYSPYHGEKAVRGTVRDDPYFIAGCVAVWLLAELFNLQSHLILRSLRPAGTRVRKIPYGGGFRWVSCPNYFFEMVAWSAVTVLTMSFATLLFTVVSTVQMTLWAIKKHKAYRREFKDTYPKDRRIMYPFVF
- a CDS encoding uncharacterized protein (EggNog:ENOG503P790; COG:S), translated to MAPPTLQDLENDGRLADANSNPGMNLLLSLTLKLVPNAKNGEMGNTFDFAHAPPMLPNGPGPGEANAALSQNAPPPPPVSAVPDMRPAASAAPMAPPLGTGKAPPVLDGMPNVPPLQEPLLPPFPAPGVSGNGPFPVPFGPFDPTTQLDSIASAASETAANEFSEGMYSKPPTDPAVQLPTIPPPFFPPQSPASYLSMMRQASLGAQSFGGPRLDATAGSTPESVARTPSPSNVQNAMLYGPNTPRSIATPMPISRDASFESQNSLLHLSASEPELPRPNLVKLERDLSAPDSLRHIPRADEEEAQRKAIEEAVRNLSAHHQMASTAALQHHQRKMGMPLKHGDEPLPSHVAAKHALEPLNGPAKRARSDTPHPPEFKPQLLSKSGGTTPVLARAEELQRSASTSDLASQKRFQCPKCSRAFARAYNLNTHLSTHDPDPNRAKPFPCPYKSCKSEGGRSFSRKHDLQRHVASVHEWEPEPGVSESTGEVVSGGDTGGLASLGLGAPGKKFRCDKCTRAFVRRDALRRHHCERMAEHTDDARDSQPDSPASPYAVRNVSGDVVHQVALQLMAEAEAKGETLNAGDRHSPVDASRSSSAISVAR